A segment of the candidate division KSB1 bacterium genome:
AACACCGGTTTCATTATTATTAATTTCTTTAACAAGATGAACAGAAAACGTTGAGTCACCCTCCGGACATTCAAACCGGGCATAATGCGGAGATTCCACTATTTGGGTAAAACCCATCTTGCGATAAAAGGATACCGATTCCACAATGTTGACGGCCGGTAAAGTAACTTGATTCAAATTCATAATTTATTCCTATTCAGGTTATGCCTATCCTGCCTCGGCACACTATTCTCTGCAATGCAACAGCTTGGCCTGACTTTGGGTAACCGTGGTTATGGATTTTACTCATATTCGAGTTCTTATTTACCCAAAAAATTCTTTGTTTTTTCCCAGGTTTTATTAAAATTTTTAGGGGAGCGGCTGATGGCATACAAGCATCACTAGTGAAATAGCTTTCATTTTGTGTCATCCAGTGCTGAGCTGTTTTTAAGCAACTGCTAGTTTTTCTACTTCATCCAGGTTTATTTTTTGCTTTGTCTGCCAAAGATTGTAATTATTTTGCATGATTAACCAACTTTCAGGCGAACGTCCAAGTGTTTTTGCAAGGCGCAACGCCATTTCAGAGCTAATATTACTTTGGCCTTTAATTAGCCGATTGAATGTTGAAGGCGCTACTTTGAGCTTCGCTGCGACCTTACGGTAGCTAATGCCCATAGGCTCGAGGTAAACTTCCCGTATGAATTCCCCTGGATGTGGTGGGTTATGCATACTCATTAATGATAATCCTCATAGTTGACTGATTATTTAAACATGAAATCCGATGAAATGCCAACTGTATAACCAAGCCAAAAAAATAATGACCGAGAAAGAATAACTGGTATAGTAAATCCTTGCTAACAAAAAGCTCGATTTTTGCAACCATATTCTGAAGGTGTAATAGAAGAGGGAGAGCGACAAAAGAATTAAAACGAAGGAAATATAGTTCAATCGTAATAGGTCATCCGGCATACCAAATACGAGGGAAAGACCCATATGATTTACTCGAGCGACATAACCAAGAGTATAAATTAAAGCTAATATTCCGAATAAGAAAGCGGATAGATGAGCAATTATGGGCAAAGACCGTTTCTGCCAGAAGTCTTTCTTCTTCAACCTGATTAGAAAAATCACCAACCAGGGCAACGGAACGAGGATATATATAAATAAATAAAGCACTAAGAATGAAAGAAAAAATTCATTCACA
Coding sequences within it:
- a CDS encoding HigA family addiction module antidote protein; amino-acid sequence: MSMHNPPHPGEFIREVYLEPMGISYRKVAAKLKVAPSTFNRLIKGQSNISSEMALRLAKTLGRSPESWLIMQNNYNLWQTKQKINLDEVEKLAVA